In Campylobacter sp. RM16189, a genomic segment contains:
- a CDS encoding MMPL family transporter gives MKSIFKFIVFYPKRVIAAVLLLTLVFGYFSTKLAVDASTETLLLENDKDLALFRDVAKRYASPNYLVVAYTPKNGLLDDITLEKIRNLSKEFEQNELVKNVVSILNVPLLQSSGGSLSDIIKRVLTLEDKDINKTAVMSEFASSPLYTNALVSKDLKTTAIILNLKDDKRYAEFLNARNFLLNKELNGTLSGSDKEALKSANSDFKAYRDSLRVKEQASIDHIRAVLDKFRGDETLFLGGVNMIASDMVSFVKSDLYTYGISVALLLIFSLWLFFRQIRWIVLPIFICAVSVIFATGLFGFLGWEITVISSNFIALQLIITISVVIHLIVSYREFFITKPSLNQHQLVYLTLRDKFKPSFFAIFTTVIGFLSLAFSDIKPVIMLGVMMSTSISISLVLAFLLFGSVVSELSKLGPVRTFENKFSFTKICANFALTSKFAVYAISAFMLAFGIYGISKLRVENSFIEYFKSSTEINKGMQIIDTKLGGTVPVDVLITFKDTSKDEDLNEAKDEFEDEFKANENEAKYWFNSYKMNIVKKAHTHLEGKEFVGKVSSLGTLLEIIEILNDGVIDDFLLSVMYEQMPENYKDIILSPYVSIGDNQVRFSLRTVDSDERLRRDEFLKTLKDEVTNLTKDDNVKVQISGAMVLYNNMLQSLIYSQIDSFGFVVLTLFVIFCIIFKSVKLAIISIITNIIPLCVVFGVMGVAGIPLDIMSITIASISIGIGVDDIIHYIHRYREERRSKGVAESIKASHASIGYAMYYTSFAIFLGFSVMITSNFIPTIYFGLLTDLVMVMMLLGALVLLPALIHTFYVKGSAK, from the coding sequence ATGAAATCCATCTTTAAATTTATCGTTTTTTATCCTAAGCGAGTTATAGCTGCGGTACTGCTTTTAACGCTTGTTTTTGGATATTTTTCCACAAAACTTGCCGTTGATGCTTCGACTGAAACGCTTCTGCTTGAAAACGATAAAGATTTAGCCCTTTTTCGCGATGTTGCCAAAAGATATGCAAGCCCTAACTATTTAGTTGTGGCATACACGCCAAAAAACGGGCTTTTGGACGATATTACGCTTGAAAAGATTAGAAATTTATCAAAAGAATTTGAGCAAAACGAGCTTGTTAAAAATGTCGTATCTATACTAAACGTTCCGCTTCTTCAAAGCTCGGGTGGCTCGCTAAGCGATATCATCAAGCGAGTGCTAACTCTTGAAGATAAAGATATCAACAAAACTGCGGTGATGAGCGAGTTTGCAAGCAGTCCGCTATACACAAACGCCCTTGTAAGCAAGGATCTAAAAACCACCGCGATAATCTTAAATTTAAAAGATGATAAAAGATACGCCGAGTTTTTAAACGCTAGAAATTTCCTCTTAAATAAAGAACTAAACGGCACTTTAAGCGGTAGTGATAAAGAAGCTTTAAAAAGCGCAAATTCGGACTTTAAAGCCTATCGAGATAGCCTTCGGGTAAAAGAGCAAGCAAGTATCGATCATATAAGAGCCGTGCTTGATAAATTTAGAGGTGATGAGACGCTGTTTTTAGGCGGAGTAAATATGATCGCAAGCGACATGGTAAGCTTCGTAAAATCGGATCTTTATACTTACGGTATAAGCGTCGCCTTGCTTTTGATATTTAGCCTTTGGCTCTTTTTTAGGCAAATTCGCTGGATCGTGCTACCTATATTTATATGCGCGGTTAGCGTTATATTTGCAACGGGACTTTTTGGTTTTTTAGGCTGGGAGATAACGGTCATATCATCAAATTTCATAGCGCTTCAGTTGATAATCACTATTTCTGTAGTCATTCATCTTATAGTTAGCTACAGAGAATTTTTCATAACAAAACCAAGCCTAAATCAGCACCAGCTCGTTTATCTAACGCTTAGAGATAAATTTAAGCCATCTTTTTTCGCGATATTTACGACGGTTATTGGCTTTTTATCGCTTGCATTTTCAGATATAAAGCCTGTTATCATGCTTGGCGTGATGATGAGTACGAGCATATCCATCTCGCTTGTACTTGCGTTTTTGCTCTTTGGTAGTGTTGTTTCAGAGCTTAGCAAGCTTGGTCCGGTTAGGACGTTTGAAAATAAATTTAGCTTTACTAAAATTTGTGCAAATTTTGCCTTAACTTCCAAATTTGCAGTTTATGCTATAAGCGCTTTTATGCTCGCTTTTGGAATTTACGGCATTTCAAAACTTCGCGTTGAAAACAGCTTTATCGAGTATTTTAAAAGCTCAACCGAGATCAACAAAGGCATGCAGATAATCGATACTAAACTCGGCGGCACGGTGCCTGTGGATGTACTTATAACATTTAAAGACACAAGTAAAGACGAAGACCTAAACGAAGCGAAAGATGAATTTGAAGATGAGTTTAAGGCCAATGAAAACGAGGCTAAGTACTGGTTTAACAGCTATAAGATGAACATCGTAAAAAAGGCGCATACTCATCTTGAAGGCAAGGAATTTGTAGGCAAAGTTTCAAGTCTTGGCACGCTTTTAGAGATCATTGAAATTTTAAATGATGGCGTGATTGATGATTTCTTGCTAAGCGTAATGTATGAGCAGATGCCTGAAAATTACAAAGATATTATTTTAAGCCCTTATGTTAGCATCGGGGATAATCAAGTGAGATTTTCGCTTAGGACGGTTGACTCAGACGAGAGGCTTAGGCGAGATGAGTTTTTAAAGACGCTTAAAGACGAGGTCACAAATTTAACCAAAGATGATAACGTAAAAGTGCAGATAAGCGGCGCGATGGTGCTTTATAACAATATGCTTCAAAGCCTGATTTATTCGCAGATTGACTCTTTTGGCTTTGTTGTTTTGACGCTTTTTGTCATATTTTGCATAATTTTTAAGAGCGTAAAACTTGCGATTATCAGCATTATCACAAACATTATCCCGCTTTGCGTGGTCTTTGGCGTGATGGGAGTGGCAGGAATTCCGCTTGATATCATGAGTATCACGATAGCTTCCATAAGTATCGGTATCGGCGTGGATGACATCATACACTATATCCACAGATACCGCGAAGAGCGCCGAAGTAAAGGTGTGGCGGAGAGTATCAAAGCCTCGCACGCAAGCATAGGTTATGCGATGTATTACACTTCGTTTGCGATATTTTTAGGCTTTAGCGTGATGATTACGAGTAATTTTATCCCGACTATCTACTTTGGACTTCTTACTGATTTGGTTATGGTTATGATGCTACTTGGTGCATTGGTGCTTTTACCTGCGCTCATTCATACATTTTATGTAAAAGGCTCTGCCAAGTAG
- the modB gene encoding molybdate ABC transporter permease subunit, translating into MFDISSIDFTPFYLSLKLAFVTTIILFFATLPLAYWLSRSNFKAKPIIESIVALPLVLPPSVLGFYMLVFLSPYNFFGKFMEENFDIRLVFNFSGLVIASCIYSLPFMFQPLQAGFSSLPKSLFEASYSLGKGKWATLFMVALPNIKPSLLTALIVSFAHTLGEFGVVLMIGGSVGDKTKVASIAIYEAVELMDYQKAHVYSALMLIISFAVLFLVYFFNAKQKKA; encoded by the coding sequence ATGTTTGATATATCAAGTATTGATTTTACACCGTTTTATCTATCGTTAAAACTTGCTTTTGTCACGACGATTATATTGTTTTTCGCCACTCTGCCGCTTGCCTACTGGCTAAGTAGATCAAATTTCAAAGCCAAACCGATAATCGAATCCATAGTGGCCCTTCCGCTTGTTTTGCCGCCATCGGTGCTTGGATTTTATATGCTTGTATTTCTTTCGCCATACAATTTCTTTGGTAAATTTATGGAAGAAAATTTCGATATACGCTTGGTTTTTAACTTCTCAGGACTTGTCATAGCAAGCTGTATCTACTCGCTTCCATTTATGTTTCAGCCTTTGCAAGCCGGATTTTCAAGCCTGCCAAAGAGCCTTTTTGAGGCAAGTTATTCACTGGGTAAAGGCAAATGGGCTACGCTTTTTATGGTTGCATTGCCAAACATCAAGCCTTCGCTTTTAACTGCACTTATCGTTAGCTTTGCCCATACTTTGGGCGAATTTGGCGTGGTACTGATGATAGGAGGAAGTGTTGGCGATAAGACAAAGGTCGCAAGCATAGCCATTTACGAAGCGGTCGAGCTGATGGATTATCAAAAAGCGCATGTTTACTCCGCACTCATGCTCATAATCAGCTTTGCCGTGCTGTTTTTGGTCTATTTCTTTAACGCTAAACAGAAAAAAGCCTAA
- a CDS encoding TOBE domain-containing protein: MIKAQVSNITGSEDVNLFEFTSGEMKFYMLGLENLDEFKIGDSVKLAFKSSDVIIATTPLKNCSLTNEIKATISNLTKGNITSVLHLQALNFEFESIITTKSCERLNLKQNDEIYAYVKATSLYISDKNRD, from the coding sequence ATGATAAAGGCCCAAGTTTCAAATATAACCGGTAGCGAGGATGTAAATCTCTTTGAATTTACTTCAGGCGAGATGAAATTTTATATGCTTGGGCTTGAAAATTTAGATGAGTTTAAAATAGGCGATAGCGTAAAACTCGCCTTTAAAAGCTCAGACGTCATCATCGCAACGACTCCTTTGAAAAACTGCTCGCTTACAAACGAGATAAAAGCGACAATCTCAAATTTAACCAAAGGCAATATCACAAGCGTTTTGCATTTGCAGGCTTTAAATTTCGAATTTGAAAGCATAATAACGACAAAATCTTGCGAGAGATTAAATCTTAAACAAAATGACGAAATTTACGCTTACGTAAAAGCCACTTCACTTTATATCAGCGATAAAAACCGTGATTGA
- a CDS encoding BON domain-containing protein: MNIGLTIKRIIILLPMFLLSGCLDMITRPISPMTGVNIYDAYSISQDERGIYSIARDKFVKSKIQSKILLSSGLSNISIDVESFYGNVYLIGVVPDIKHKEKLIELVKNTEGVKKIYTYIRFPTDEKECESNLNIMLALKNNLFRDSKISGTSVRVSVVQCNVVFTGIITDIEQEKHAIWYAKHIEGVNDVYSFLRVMK; the protein is encoded by the coding sequence ATGAATATCGGGCTGACTATTAAAAGAATTATTATTTTATTACCTATGTTTTTACTAAGTGGATGCTTAGACATGATTACCCGTCCGATTTCTCCTATGACAGGAGTAAATATATATGACGCCTACTCCATATCTCAGGATGAAAGAGGAATCTACTCAATCGCAAGAGACAAATTTGTAAAAAGTAAAATTCAGAGCAAAATTCTATTAAGCTCAGGACTTAGTAATATCAGTATAGATGTAGAGAGTTTTTATGGAAATGTCTATCTAATAGGCGTTGTACCAGATATTAAACACAAAGAAAAACTTATAGAGTTAGTCAAAAACACTGAAGGCGTAAAGAAAATTTACACTTATATAAGATTTCCAACCGACGAAAAAGAATGCGAAAGCAACCTAAACATAATGCTTGCGCTTAAAAATAACCTCTTTAGAGATAGTAAGATAAGCGGCACTAGCGTAAGAGTTAGCGTCGTACAGTGCAACGTCGTATTTACAGGCATCATAACCGATATAGAGCAAGAAAAACATGCCATCTGGTATGCTAAACATATCGAAGGCGTAAATGACGTTTATTCGTTTTTAAGAGTTATGAAGTAA
- a CDS encoding VacJ family lipoprotein: MKFIFSFLLGFIILFANDISEFDDEFKDKTEVFDPLSRYNRAMTNVNDFLYENLLNPTLKGYNYIIPQPAREAVDNFFDNLVFPVRFVNNVLQLKFKEAGEETLRFVANTIIGFGGLTDGAKYYNLQRHDEDFGQTLGFWGVGSGFHIVLPLVGPYNLRDLLGFWGDYFVNPITFVDPQASSNGIKIYQKLNNISLDVDAYDRLKKDAIDLYPFLRDAYEQRRNYLIKE, from the coding sequence ATGAAATTTATTTTTTCTTTTTTGCTTGGTTTCATCATTTTATTTGCAAATGATATTAGCGAATTTGATGATGAATTTAAAGACAAAACAGAGGTTTTTGATCCATTGTCCAGATATAATAGGGCCATGACCAATGTCAATGATTTCTTATATGAAAATTTATTAAATCCGACACTCAAAGGATATAATTATATTATTCCGCAACCGGCCAGAGAGGCTGTTGATAACTTTTTTGATAATTTAGTGTTTCCTGTGAGGTTTGTAAATAATGTTTTACAACTAAAATTTAAAGAAGCCGGAGAAGAGACTTTAAGATTTGTAGCCAATACTATAATAGGTTTTGGTGGACTAACGGACGGAGCTAAATATTATAATTTACAGCGGCATGATGAGGATTTTGGTCAAACTTTAGGTTTTTGGGGTGTTGGAAGTGGCTTTCATATAGTATTGCCTTTGGTAGGACCTTATAATTTAAGAGATCTGCTCGGATTTTGGGGGGATTATTTTGTAAATCCTATAACATTTGTGGATCCTCAAGCCTCTTCAAACGGGATCAAGATTTATCAAAAACTAAACAATATCTCTTTAGATGTTGATGCATACGATAGACTTAAAAAAGACGCTATTGATCTATACCCATTTTTACGCGATGCTTACGAACAGCGCCGCAACTATTTGATAAAGGAATAA
- a CDS encoding ATP-binding cassette domain-containing protein — protein sequence MIEFRCKKTLNGSSGQFCLDVDLDIKKGEFVALYGKSGSGKTTLLRLLAGFETPDSGVIKVKDKFFFNAGKSLPPQKRNIGFLFQDYALFENMNVLKNLLFANNDLKLANHLLDLVELTSLKNAQISKLSGGQKQRVALARALMRKPEIMLLDEPLSALDISMREKLQDYLLKIHREFDMTTILVSHDIAEIYKLTSKVFVLSEGVIERCGSAGEIFLKHSNSQKLSFHAKILEIQKRDCIYVAITLVGQQLCEVVLSHQEAANLKAGDEATLSAKAFAATLRKSKSDV from the coding sequence GTGATTGAATTTAGATGCAAAAAGACCTTAAACGGCTCTAGCGGACAGTTTTGCCTTGACGTTGATCTAGATATCAAAAAGGGTGAATTCGTAGCACTTTACGGCAAAAGCGGAAGCGGTAAAACTACACTTTTACGCTTGCTTGCAGGCTTTGAAACTCCTGATAGCGGAGTGATAAAAGTTAAGGACAAATTCTTTTTCAATGCGGGTAAATCATTGCCGCCTCAAAAGAGAAATATAGGATTTTTGTTTCAAGATTACGCTCTTTTTGAAAATATGAACGTGCTTAAAAATTTGCTTTTTGCAAACAATGATTTAAAGCTCGCAAACCACTTGCTTGATCTAGTTGAGCTAACATCGCTTAAAAATGCTCAAATTTCAAAGCTCTCAGGCGGTCAAAAGCAGCGTGTGGCGCTTGCAAGGGCACTTATGCGAAAGCCTGAAATCATGCTGCTTGACGAACCGCTTTCTGCGCTTGATATATCTATGCGCGAGAAGTTGCAAGACTATCTCCTTAAAATTCACCGCGAATTTGATATGACGACCATCTTGGTAAGCCACGACATAGCTGAAATTTATAAACTTACTTCAAAGGTATTCGTTCTAAGTGAAGGTGTGATAGAGCGCTGCGGAAGCGCCGGCGAGATATTTTTAAAGCACTCAAATTCCCAAAAGCTTAGCTTTCATGCCAAAATTTTAGAAATTCAAAAGCGCGACTGTATCTATGTAGCGATCACTCTTGTCGGACAGCAGCTTTGCGAAGTAGTCTTAAGCCATCAGGAAGCGGCGAATCTAAAAGCGGGCGATGAAGCCACGCTTAGCGCAAAAGCATTTGCGGCAACTCTTAGAAAAAGCAAAAGCGATGTTTGA
- the modA gene encoding molybdate ABC transporter substrate-binding protein: protein MKKTFFSLVLAAIATFNLNAGEINVFAAANVTYAFDELKAEFTKTNPDTKVTVTLGGSGALTTQIKNGAPADVFMAANMKFVQTVDEAGFSATRPIVYAQGALALFSIRDIDFTKGIKAVEGLKAVAIALPESAPYGKASIEALKKDGIFDKVEKNIIYTKSISEALSSALSAADAGFIAASAMYDPKMVKYKEGKNFILVNPALYTPIDQGVILLKRGENNPEAKAFYDFILSEKAKEIFRKFGYNI, encoded by the coding sequence ATGAAAAAAACTTTCTTTTCGTTAGTTTTAGCGGCAATCGCGACTTTTAATCTAAACGCTGGCGAGATAAACGTCTTTGCCGCAGCAAACGTAACTTATGCGTTTGATGAGTTAAAGGCTGAATTTACCAAGACAAATCCGGACACAAAAGTAACCGTAACGCTTGGCGGAAGCGGCGCTTTGACAACTCAGATCAAAAACGGCGCACCTGCTGATGTGTTTATGGCGGCAAATATGAAATTTGTTCAAACCGTTGATGAGGCAGGCTTTTCTGCGACTCGTCCGATAGTTTATGCTCAGGGTGCGCTTGCACTATTTAGTATCCGCGACATAGATTTTACAAAAGGCATCAAAGCGGTTGAGGGATTAAAAGCCGTTGCTATCGCACTTCCCGAGTCAGCTCCTTACGGCAAGGCAAGTATTGAAGCGCTTAAAAAAGATGGAATTTTTGATAAGGTTGAAAAAAACATCATCTACACAAAATCGATTTCAGAGGCTCTAAGCTCGGCTCTTAGCGCGGCGGATGCCGGATTTATCGCAGCTAGCGCGATGTATGATCCAAAAATGGTCAAATATAAAGAGGGTAAAAATTTCATCTTAGTTAATCCTGCTCTTTACACTCCGATCGATCAAGGCGTAATCCTTCTAAAACGCGGCGAAAACAACCCTGAAGCCAAGGCGTTTTATGATTTTATCCTAAGCGAAAAAGCAAAAGAGATCTTTAGAAAATTCGGATACAACATATAA
- a CDS encoding ABC transporter substrate-binding protein, with the protein MKFLKIICAMFLSVSLFAISESEIKPSVESATQNAIKVLKDKNLNKDEKADKIFAIFDPFFDYKQMAKISLSKRYDALSDVQKEQFDKAFETRLKNSYVDKLLSYNDQQINLKEFTKPNEKRYWLNGEVVSEGKSYPFVYKFYDAKDRGWLIYDLDILGVSIVQTYRSQFGSLLEKGSFEELLKRLETVNLPEDSK; encoded by the coding sequence ATGAAATTTTTAAAAATTATTTGTGCTATGTTTTTGAGTGTTTCACTATTTGCGATAAGCGAGAGTGAGATAAAACCAAGCGTTGAAAGCGCGACTCAAAACGCGATAAAAGTGCTAAAGGACAAAAATTTAAATAAAGATGAAAAAGCGGATAAAATTTTTGCCATCTTTGATCCGTTTTTTGACTACAAACAGATGGCTAAAATCAGCCTATCAAAGCGCTATGACGCACTAAGCGATGTGCAAAAAGAGCAGTTTGATAAAGCCTTTGAAACTCGCCTTAAAAACTCATATGTAGATAAACTTCTAAGCTACAACGATCAACAGATAAATTTAAAAGAGTTCACAAAGCCAAACGAAAAAAGATACTGGCTAAACGGCGAAGTCGTGAGCGAAGGCAAAAGCTATCCTTTTGTCTATAAATTTTATGACGCAAAGGATCGTGGCTGGCTAATTTACGACCTTGATATCTTAGGCGTTAGCATAGTTCAGACTTATAGAAGCCAGTTTGGAAGCCTGCTTGAAAAAGGAAGCTTTGAAGAGCTGCTAAAAAGACTGGAGACAGTAAATTTGCCTGAGGATAGCAAATAA
- a CDS encoding TOBE domain-containing protein: protein MKADVSLELFLDSGVPVLAKHISLLKAVDETKSITKAAEFVGISYKNAWDSLDALNNRSEKPLITRAQGNKKNSGSELTEYGRKMISVYEAMLASQKVFLEKVCSNIDISTNEIVNLQRMSMNLSARNQLSCEIIKIKTGAVNSDIIAKLSNGEILHAAVTVESEKNLNLKVGKKVVFIFKAPSVMLAKDENLNISAANQLKGKVIEAKIGSVSAEIVLEINDHQTITAIITKDSAMEMKIGVGDELTALIKSSQIIIGV from the coding sequence ATGAAAGCTGATGTAAGTTTAGAGTTATTTTTAGATAGCGGAGTGCCTGTTTTAGCAAAACATATAAGCCTTCTTAAGGCTGTAGACGAAACAAAAAGCATAACAAAAGCGGCCGAGTTTGTAGGAATTTCATATAAAAATGCCTGGGATAGTCTTGACGCGCTAAATAACCGTTCGGAAAAACCGCTTATAACAAGAGCGCAGGGCAATAAGAAAAATAGCGGAAGTGAGTTGACCGAGTATGGAAGAAAGATGATAAGCGTGTACGAAGCTATGCTTGCATCTCAAAAAGTATTTTTGGAAAAAGTATGTTCAAATATTGATATTTCAACTAATGAAATAGTAAATTTACAACGTATGAGCATGAATTTGAGTGCTAGAAATCAACTATCATGCGAGATAATTAAAATTAAAACAGGAGCCGTAAATTCAGACATAATAGCCAAACTATCAAATGGCGAAATTTTACATGCCGCCGTTACCGTAGAATCAGAAAAAAATTTAAATTTAAAAGTCGGCAAAAAAGTAGTATTTATATTTAAAGCTCCAAGCGTTATGCTTGCTAAGGACGAAAACCTAAACATAAGTGCGGCAAATCAGCTAAAAGGCAAGGTGATAGAGGCTAAAATCGGCTCGGTAAGCGCTGAAATAGTCCTTGAGATAAACGATCATCAAACCATCACCGCAATCATAACAAAAGATAGCGCAATGGAGATGAAAATAGGCGTTGGCGACGAACTAACAGCCTTAATTAAATCAAGTCAAATCATAATAGGAGTATAA
- a CDS encoding MBOAT family O-acyltransferase → MNLFSIEFAVSFFIFWLLYYFFNSNIKAQKWLILGFSYLFLGLLGLKFLIINIVFSLIVYFFAKKIHDTNSSFDLFLGIAFVVLTLAFFKYNGFFELKFGVIKFENIALPLGVSFYSFMSIILLVDSYNQEIDEPNLLDTLLFLSFFAVIISGPILKPKPFFERLNTKKEFGKENKIFALLALAIIKKLLIANHLFDIINPAFQAPHSLETSELIATLFGYSIMLYCDFSGYVDFVLALGLMCGFNLPPNFNRPFAALNLKEFWQNWHITLMNFFKNYIYIPLGGSRGGALSTQINVLIVFFISGIWHGAGINFIIWGLMHGFGVIFLNLTKEIDLLKFDFLKRFFTFIFVSFIWIFFVTDFAGMLRFLKAMRANLEGDYLNIIAVFAMAFLFTFIYANINFRSIIFNFFSKINLFFSMIFLTLFGLIVYFLMPSGMPNFIYQGF, encoded by the coding sequence ATGAATCTTTTTTCTATCGAATTTGCAGTCTCTTTTTTTATTTTTTGGCTGCTTTATTATTTTTTTAATTCAAATATAAAAGCTCAAAAATGGCTAATACTTGGCTTTTCATATCTGTTTTTAGGACTGCTTGGGCTTAAATTTCTAATCATAAACATAGTTTTTAGCCTGATTGTATATTTCTTTGCAAAAAAAATCCACGATACAAATTCATCTTTTGATCTATTTTTAGGCATTGCTTTTGTGGTTTTAACCCTTGCATTTTTTAAATATAACGGCTTTTTCGAACTAAAGTTTGGAGTAATAAAATTTGAAAACATAGCTCTGCCTCTTGGAGTATCGTTTTACTCTTTTATGAGCATAATCTTGCTTGTAGATAGTTATAATCAAGAGATAGATGAGCCAAATTTGCTCGATACACTTTTGTTCTTGAGCTTCTTTGCAGTTATTATTTCAGGTCCGATTTTAAAACCAAAGCCATTTTTTGAAAGGCTAAACACCAAAAAAGAATTTGGCAAAGAGAATAAGATATTTGCCCTTCTCGCACTGGCAATTATCAAAAAACTTCTAATCGCAAACCATCTATTTGATATTATAAATCCGGCCTTTCAAGCACCTCATTCGCTTGAAACATCAGAGCTCATAGCCACTCTATTTGGCTACTCAATCATGCTTTATTGCGATTTTAGTGGATATGTGGACTTTGTTTTGGCTCTAGGGCTTATGTGCGGATTTAATCTTCCACCAAATTTCAATCGTCCTTTCGCTGCATTAAATTTAAAAGAATTTTGGCAAAACTGGCATATAACTTTGATGAATTTTTTCAAAAATTATATTTACATCCCTCTTGGAGGTAGTAGGGGTGGAGCTTTATCAACTCAAATAAATGTATTAATAGTATTTTTTATATCTGGTATCTGGCATGGAGCCGGAATAAATTTCATCATCTGGGGACTAATGCATGGATTTGGAGTTATATTTTTAAACCTCACAAAAGAAATCGATCTATTGAAATTTGATTTTTTAAAGAGATTTTTTACTTTTATTTTCGTTAGTTTTATATGGATATTTTTTGTAACAGATTTTGCAGGAATGTTAAGGTTTTTAAAGGCTATGAGAGCAAATTTAGAGGGAGATTATTTAAATATTATAGCTGTTTTTGCGATGGCTTTTCTATTTACTTTTATATACGCAAACATAAATTTTAGATCTATTATTTTTAATTTTTTTAGCAAAATAAATCTATTTTTTAGTATGATTTTTTTAACTCTATTCGGATTAATTGTATATTTTTTAATGCCTAGCGGTATGCCAAATTTCATCTATCAAGGATTTTAA
- a CDS encoding redoxin domain-containing protein — protein MGVKDINGNEIDFLELIKNKNCVLIVYPKMGESGKFLPEELKQTKGLTGCTNQCKAYQSNLSEVAKFGFEVITVGALSIEKTKEFKETLRVNFSFFSDQGFELEKALNLETFSTGDGKKFYHRQTLIVKDGKILKRFNKISEPENDVKNVIEVIKSQI, from the coding sequence ATGGGCGTAAAAGATATAAACGGAAACGAAATTGATTTTTTAGAACTGATTAAAAATAAAAACTGCGTTTTAATCGTCTATCCCAAAATGGGCGAGAGCGGCAAATTCCTGCCTGAAGAGCTAAAACAAACCAAGGGCTTAACTGGTTGCACGAACCAGTGCAAAGCTTACCAATCAAATCTTAGCGAAGTAGCTAAATTCGGCTTTGAGGTTATCACAGTTGGGGCTTTAAGTATAGAAAAAACAAAAGAGTTTAAAGAGACCTTAAGAGTAAATTTTAGCTTTTTTAGTGATCAGGGTTTCGAACTTGAAAAGGCGCTAAATTTAGAAACCTTTAGCACGGGTGACGGCAAGAAATTTTATCATCGTCAAACTCTCATCGTAAAAGACGGCAAAATTTTAAAAAGATTTAATAAAATAAGTGAACCAGAAAATGATGTAAAAAATGTCATAGAAGTAATAAAAAGTCAAATATAG